CCACGCCATCTGGATGCGCTCGAGCTTTCCCTCGCTGGACGCCTTCGGATCGTCGGCGAAGTCCGGCAGCGCGCACACCCAGCGGTGGAGATCGGTGAAGCGGACGGTCAGCGGGTCGACGTCGGGATGCGCCGCCGCCAGCTGCTCCGCGATGTCTTCTGCGTCTTCCCACCTGAGCGCCATGCCGACTCAGAGCTCCTCGAGGCGCCGACTCGCGAGCGCCTCTCTCAGCGACTCGTCCATGATGCGGCGGGCGAAGGGCTCGCTCGTGCGGCTGAGGGCTTCGACCGTATCGCGGATGCGAACGTAGTCCTCCCCCGCCCTGGCTGCCTCGAGCGCGCCCACCGCGGCGCCGATCTCGTCCGCTTCCCCGGGCACCAGGAGTGACCCGTGCGCGGCGAGCGACTGGCGCGTCGCGGCGAGGATGACGTCGGCCTCGACGCGCGCCTCGCGGAGCTGCCGCTGGCGGACGTCGTCCTCGGCATGGTCGATCGACTCCTCGAGCATGCGCTCCAGCTGGTCTTCGGTGAGGCCGTAGGACGGCTTCACCTCGACGGAGCGCTCGAGCCCGGTGCGCATGTCGGCAGCGGTGACGCTCAGAATCCCGTTGGCGTCGACCAGGAACGTCACCTCGAGCCGCGGCACGCCGGCAGGCAACGGCGTGACGGGGATCTTGAAGCGCGCGAGGCTGCGGTTGTCGGCCGCCAGCTCCCGCTCGCCCTGGAGCACGTGGATGTCCACCGACGTCTGGCTGTCGACCGCGGTGGTGAACGTCTCCTTGACGCTCGCCGGGATCGTCGTGTTGCGGTCGATGAGACGCGTGAACACGCCGCCCATGGTCTCGATGCCCAGCGACAGCGGCACGACGTCGAGGAGGAGCATGTCCCGCCGGCCGCCCGAGAGGATGCCGGCCTGGATACCGGCGCCCAGGGCCACGACCTCGTCCGGGTCGATGTCGACCAGCGGCGGCCGGCCGAAGATCTCGTCGATCTGGCGGCGGACGAGCGGGACGCGCGTCGAGCCGCCCACCGCGACGACCTCGCGGACGTCACGGGCCTCGACGCCCGCGTCCTTGAGCGCCTGGCGGCACGGCGTGACGGTGCGCGCGACGATGTCGCGGATCAAGCGCTCGAACTCTTCCCGGCCGATGGGGGCGCGGGCCTGGCGGCCGATCTCGGGCAGCTCGAGCGCGACCTCGGTCCGCTCGACCGCGGAGAGCTCCTGCTTGGCGCGTTCGGCGGCGGCGCGCGCCCGCGCCCGCACGGACGGCCGCGCGGCGAGCTCCGGAGGCAGCTCGGCGAGGACCACCTCGGCCAGCCGCGCGTCGAGGTCGTCGCCGCCAAGACGGGTGTCGCCGTTCGTGGCCAGCACCTCGAAGATCCCGCCGCGGAGCTTCAGGATGGAGATGTCGAAGGTGCCGCCCCCGAGGTCGTAGACCGCGATCGTCCCCTCCTCGCCCTTGTCGAGCCCGTAGGCGAGCGCCGCCGCGGTCGGCTCGTTCACGAGGCGCAGCACCTCGAGGCCTGCGAGCCGCCCGGCGTCCTTGGTCGCCTGGCGCTGGCTGTCGTTGAAGTACGCCGGCACCGTGACCACGGCCTTGCTGACGGGGCCCCCGAGCGCGTGCTCGGCCCAGCGCTTGAGCTCGCGCAGGATGAGCGCCGACACCTCGGGCGGCGTCACCTCACGGCCCTCGACCACGAAACGGACCACACCCCGGCCCCCCTCCACGAAGCGATACCGCCGGCGATCCTCGTCGCTCACGTGCTCGAAGCCGAGACCCATGAAGCGCTTCACGGAGAGGATCGCCTCGAAGGGACGATCGGGCGCGAGCTCGCGCGCCCGCCGCCCGACGACCACCTCGCCGCCGGGCAGGAAGGCGACGGCCGAAGGCAGGAGCCGCGCGCCGGTCTCGGGTTCGGCCAGCACCCGCGGGCCGTCCTCGCCGAGCACGGCCACGAGGCTGTTGGTGGTGCCGAGATCAATGCCGACGATCCGCTCCACTCACGTCTCCCAGCGCCGACTCGATGTCGCCGAGCAGCGTCCGCAGGTATGCGATCTCGGAGAGTCGCCGCTTGAGCTCGCCGAGCAAGCCGTCGCCGTTCCGCCCCGCGTACAGGTCCGCGAGGCCGTCCCTGAGCGCCCCGAGGCGGGCGGCGAGCGCATCCCGTACCCTGCTCACCTCGTCCCGCAGCTCCGAGGTCGGGCTCGTGCGCAGCTCCTCGAGCCTCTCCTGCGTCTCGAACACGTCTGCCGCGAGCGCCGGCGGCACCTCCTTGTTGTCGACGTGGAGGGGGTTGCCGTGCAGCTCGAGCCAGTATCGCCCGCGCGCCACCGGATCCCGCAGCGTGCGGTACGCCCGGTTGAGGGCCGCGCTGGCTGCCTCGCTCAGCTCGCGGGCCCGGGGGTCGGCCGTCTGGTGGCGATCGGGATGGAGGGCGCGCGACAGCGCATGGTAGCGGCCCTCGAGGTCGGCGCCGTCGAGCACTAGCTGCCGGCCGATGCCCAGCACGGCGAACAGGTCGCTGCCGGCAGGGAGCGGCTGCGGCGCCTCACAGCCGGGGCAGACGAGTCCGGTACCGATGCCGGTGCCGCACCGCCAGCATTGCCGTTCCTGCCGTTCGCTCCCGTCCATGCGTCGTCTGCCCCGGCATCTCCCGGTATCAGACCACGAACGAGGAGCCGCACCCGCAGGTGCGCTTCACGTTCGGATTCCGCAGGTTGAAGCCCGAGGACATGAGCTCGTCGGTGTAATCGAGCTCGGTCCCGTTGAGGTAGAGGAAGCTCTTGCGGTCGACGACGAGCTTGGCGCCGTCGCGCTCGAAGACTCGATCACCCTCGCGCGGGCGGTCGAGGTCCATCTTGTACGTGAGACCCGAGCAGCCGCCGCCGACCACCTTGACGCGCAGGCCCCCGTCGGGGAGACCCTTGTCCGCGACCAAGGCCTGGATCTTGCGCGCGGCCCCTTCGGTCAGCGA
This is a stretch of genomic DNA from Deltaproteobacteria bacterium. It encodes these proteins:
- a CDS encoding iron-sulfur cluster assembly accessory protein, which encodes MVSLTEGAARKIQALVADKGLPDGGLRVKVVGGGCSGLTYKMDLDRPREGDRVFERDGAKLVVDRKSFLYLNGTELDYTDELMSSGFNLRNPNVKRTCGCGSSFVV
- the hscA gene encoding Fe-S protein assembly chaperone HscA translates to MERIVGIDLGTTNSLVAVLGEDGPRVLAEPETGARLLPSAVAFLPGGEVVVGRRARELAPDRPFEAILSVKRFMGLGFEHVSDEDRRRYRFVEGGRGVVRFVVEGREVTPPEVSALILRELKRWAEHALGGPVSKAVVTVPAYFNDSQRQATKDAGRLAGLEVLRLVNEPTAAALAYGLDKGEEGTIAVYDLGGGTFDISILKLRGGIFEVLATNGDTRLGGDDLDARLAEVVLAELPPELAARPSVRARARAAAERAKQELSAVERTEVALELPEIGRQARAPIGREEFERLIRDIVARTVTPCRQALKDAGVEARDVREVVAVGGSTRVPLVRRQIDEIFGRPPLVDIDPDEVVALGAGIQAGILSGGRRDMLLLDVVPLSLGIETMGGVFTRLIDRNTTIPASVKETFTTAVDSQTSVDIHVLQGERELAADNRSLARFKIPVTPLPAGVPRLEVTFLVDANGILSVTAADMRTGLERSVEVKPSYGLTEDQLERMLEESIDHAEDDVRQRQLREARVEADVILAATRQSLAAHGSLLVPGEADEIGAAVGALEAARAGEDYVRIRDTVEALSRTSEPFARRIMDESLREALASRRLEEL
- the iscX gene encoding Fe-S cluster assembly protein IscX is translated as MALRWEDAEDIAEQLAAAHPDVDPLTVRFTDLHRWVCALPDFADDPKASSEGKLERIQMAWVDQRES